The genome window aagactaacaaaacatgtagatggtatcatcaggGCTGTAACAAGGATGGGTCAAGTGGGGCACTCAGCCCAGGCGCAGTACATTTAGGGGTGCAAActtaaaaattagaaagttaaaatattatttcatttatatcTTTACTATCATCTATTTGCAATCTCAATATAAAATACAAACAAATTAAGAACTTTATCttttttgggggagagaggggacagtTCGGTAGCTTGCCCCACGTGCAGAAAACCTTAGTTTCGACTctgggtatcatgagctttggtgggcaaaacccacttcttcagatcactgggggtatgtctacactacaaagttagttcaaactaatggacgttgaactaactttgataggtgctacactagcgctgcgttagttcgaatttaattcgaactaacggagcgcttagttcaaactaggtaatcctcattccacgaggattaagcctagttcgaactagctagttcgaattaagggctgtgtagccccttaattccaactagtgggaggctagccctccccaggtttccctggtggccactctggccaacaccagggaaactctactgcccccctcctggcccatgaccccttaaagggacacgggctggctacggtgcccgtgccaggtggaagcctgccagcacccagccagcagaccctgcacctggcaaggatcgagccacccacccgatgccccccagccctccccctcttcccgggaccaggctggcggctcccgggagcttgcctgggaccgcaagaggcgggcacccacctgggctagtgcggacatcgtggacctcgtccacgatctccgcactaggcacaggaaagtggcttgcttgggcaggatagctgccagcctggccacccaggagcaagtgtgcaagagaatcaagggtgtccactgagacccccgaccctgagccctgagcttacaatggccgtcctgggtcagaccaaaggtccatctagcccagtagcctgtctgccgacagcggccaaccctagggaccctggaggggatggaccgaagacagtgaccaagccatttgtctcgtgccatccctctccagccttccacaaaccttgggcagggacaccactcctaccccctggctaataccactccatggacccaacctccatgacttgatctcacttccctttaaactctgttccagttctagccttcacagcctcctgcagcaaggagttccacaggttgactctttgctttgtgaagaacaattttctgttactactttgaagcctgctacccattcctttcctttggtgtcctctagtccttctttatgggaactaatgaagaacttttctgtatgcacccactccaccccactcctgcttttagagacctctatcctgtccctcctccatctcctcttttctaagctgaaaagtcccagtctctttagcctctcttcatatgggacctgttcccaaccactgatcattttagttgccctcccctctcccaccctctctcttcccctctcccacctccttttcccagtctcccccagttttgttcaataaagacagattccattttggaagacacgttatctttattttgtacatcaagaagaggggctagggaagggtaagtggaaggaggtgagggaggaatggggcacgagcccccgatggggaggactgggctggctctgcaggcttctgggggtggaagctctcctgcagccccccaattgccccctctccccagatggcagcctgcagcaagtgcagccgggctgatggccgagtgctgtgatgtgcccagtgtgggcactcagggcactccaagccaggactgctttgcaagcggggcacccctgagaactgtctgtccggggtgggggtcgggaccctttaagcacagccctcggctagcctgagacagcatctccacgctgtaagtcctcctctgatgccctaccggcactgcttccggccatccttaagcctggttcagggtccacttaatgtggacgcactagttcgaattagcaaaacgctaatttgaacaagtttttagttctagatgcgttagttcgaattagcttagttcgaattaactaattcgaactaagttagttcgaattagcgctgtagtgtagacataccctggagtattaaaagtccagatccaagaataaataagggaacgGGTAGGGGGGGAGGAGTAAAAAAACCAGTGAATAGATTTACAAGAGTCAATGGACACAAAATGAGATATCttaaaaggcaacacacagaaacctcttGGAGAACACGTTACTCTGCCTggatactcattaatggatttccaAGTCActctgttgtttcaggccaattccacgccccaaatacacagggaagggttggaacatAACTTCATTGACAAGTTGAATTCTTATCAGATTTCACATCTTAATTACTCaattaaccaaccaaacaatgggggtgctaattgttcttataaGCCTTtagtaacttgaacaatctattcactgcctttttttccctttttcctctcctccctcctcccccttcccttatttatttgtggatctggacttttaatactccagtgaTCTGAAGGagtgtgttttgcccacaaaaactcatgataccatccacatgttttgttaggctttaaagtgctactagactatttgttgttttttaaattggtacacactaacttggctacccctctgaagatcttAAAAGATGACAACAATAACTACATGGTGTTTCCCGCTTAAGTAGAATATtaggtgaaatcctggttcctTTAAAATCTATGATACAACTCCCTCTGACCACAGTGAAGCCAGGATGTCACACACTCGATTTTACCGTTACAGCATATTTGATAAATTCACGTTAACATGTTCATACCTCTTTAATCAAATGTATTTCTTGTGAAAGAGGTTTGCCGTAGCATCTTAGAAAATTCATCAGTAAATTCTTAAATTATTGAATTATAGTATTGTTGTGGTAACAAGTAGTTGAGAAGGCTATTTAATCATCCTGTTTGCACACCCTTAACTTTCTTTAAAGACTTACCCTTTCAGAGGCTGTATTACCCTATTAACCAGGAATATTTTGGGGCACGCCCCCTGCCAACACTAAGAAAGCAAATACGGAGCCCCCTTGAGCTGCTCAATCTGTTTAGTTTGCTTATGCCTAATGCCAGCACTGCCctgccaaatgattttttttacatttgttcACAACCTCGTGATGGGGGAATTTTTTCAATTAAATACTGTTTTGCTGTGACTTTAGGCTTTTGAACAACATGGAACACAGAGAAAAGGTTCTCACTAACACTACAATATGATTAGTGTGTAGCAACCTTAAAGTGTCGTATTTTTTAACCAGGACAGACCCCCTTTAACATATTGGAAAGAGTTTAATTAAGACATAATGTGATGGggttagaccagggctactcaactttggaagccctcgGGGCCACATGCTTCTCTcaaactgacaggcatgaatacaaagattaaggcaagactacacaacaagcaagccctatttaagtcagttctcctGATATTCtataaatgcaatatttacccgatttccacccacatgcACTTTTattgagcaatgacagtcccagGAGTGTAACTATTAAAACGCATATCAAGAGAAGACCACtgtattgactatttttttgttttggctcccacttgtgggtagcataaacccaaactgcgccACAGGCCGCAAATAAACGGGTTGGCCCACGGgtggcatgttgagtagccctgtgttagACCATTCATATACTGATGATGCACaatgccttcctctcccagccaccCCTTGCCCAAACTGTATGTCCAGGTAAGAGCTATCtatcttatagggtatgtctacactaccccgctagttcgaactagcagggtaatgtaggcataccgcacttgcaaatgaagcccgggatttgaatttcccgggcttcatttgcctaagcggggcgcagccatttttaaaaccccgctcgttcgaaccccgtgcagcacggctacacggggcatgaactaggtagttcgaactaggcttccttgtggaatgaggagtaacggtagttcaaactaggaagcctagttcgaactacctagttcgtgccccgggtagccgcgctgcacggggttcgaacgagcggggttttaaaaatggcggcgccccgcttacgcaaatgaagcccgggaaattcaaatcccgggcttcatttgcaagtgcggtatgcctacattaccctcctagttcgaactaggagggtagtgtagacatacccccagacactTTAGTTTAGGAAGGAAATTAAAGTTATCCAACATAACCTGCCCATTCTCCGGCTCTGAATCAGCCCATCCTTATCTTTCTGTAATCGCTGTTTATCTTTCAAACCCAGAACTGAATAAAATCAGATGCCTGCAACAGATTAACAGTCCCGTTCACAGTTCCCAAGGTACTGCTGTTGCAACACAACAGGGTTTAATTAtttattcaaataaataaaaaacatttcTTTCTGTTCAAACACACAAAATCAATGTACCCTTCCCCTATTTACAAAgtagtttcttttaaaaaggaaatcaaaACATTTATCCTCCTTCAGTAACTGAACACTGTCTTGAGTCTCTGCATTGCATAgaggattttgttttctttttgtttgactGCCCTTTGTTATTTAACAAAAAGACACTTGCGTGATAGTTTCTGATAAAGGCTCTATAGTTTTAGCAAGTTTCTTCATCTTCTCCTCCCTAACCAGACCCAGAAATGGTAAACAATTCCTGCAAGTGTCAGGAGTCAGCTTTTACTACAAAGAACACTGGCATGAATATGGCAGAATATGAAGCACCTATTGTGTTACAGTAAGTTAACTAGCTGTGAACATCTCTGCTCACGTTTGGTCACATTTAAACACCCCCCAAGCACAGGGGTTAACCTCCCGATCGTGTCCATCATCTATCAAACTCTTGGCTCCCACTTTCAGATGAAAAACATCCAGCATCTCAGCTGGATCTGGAGAAGCATGTGTGCAACACTGATCAGTCTGCCCCAATTGTTTCTCTTCCCAAATGCCCCAACATGCGAAAGAAAATACACAGGCCATAGCAACTATGAATATGTATttgttctccctcccaccctccccccatttccctaaaacagacccctgtgagtCCCCATGCATTTTGCAGGGACagctgtccctcgcctctgtctgGGCAGAGTAAGTCCGTTTCCCCTCAGGTTAAATCTGGCACCGAGACTCTGATGGGATGCTCAGAAGACCAGGTGTTGGTGAGGATGGAGGAACTCTGATCCCAGGCACAGCACACGGGCAGCCACGGCTCTTGCAGTGGGGAGCGGCAGCAAGATGGTTCTCTGCCCCTCAAGCTCAGTGGTCATACAGGTGGGGCAGGGTTCCCAGCCTGTCCTCTTGCTTTGCTTTCTCTGCCCCACGGAGCCACTCCATGCAcctgcacaccagctcctggtcCACGACCCCCGGCGCCGGATCCTCCTCATACTCCTCGTTGTCATAGCGGTTCTGGTTGTTCAGGAGCAAAATCTTAATATAGGTTGTGAGGTCCATGCCGGCCACGCTCTGGGAGCCCTGCAGGAGCCCGGAGTTGATGAAGTGATTCATCCACCCCCACTCCTTCCGGTGGCGACGCAGCAGCAGCCAGGTCGCGTCAGCTGACAGTTTAATTTTGTATTTTGTCTTGGGGACTGCAGCCTCCGGCTCCGGCCTTGCCGCCTTGCCTGGGTTCCTAATGGAGCGACCACGGTTGCAAGTTGGGCTCGACTTCCGTGGCTGCTgcggtggctgtggctgtggctgtagCTGCTTGGAGGTGCAGAGGCGGGAGTTGGGCAAGGGGCCAGTCCCTACCTGGGGCGCCCAATTCACTTTCCTCTCTCTGGGTGGCGGTGCTGACTTCGTAGGCACCACCTGCTTTTTAGGCTGCTCATGGATGGTGGTGGGGTCAGGGGCCGCAGCAGCGGGAGGCCGGATAGGTGGTAGGGGCATGGCAGTGCCACGTGACCCCTCTGCTCCACCTGTCAGCTCAGCAGCCAGCTTCACCCGGGGCCGGAGGAACTGATCGTTATCCGGGCTTGAGATGCCCCCCCGTACGGGAGAACAGCGCTGCTGCAACCGGCGGTGAGCTGGAGCagtgggtgtgggggcagggggagcgggtggtggggccagagaagcaCTCACCCGGGAGGGCTGCGACTTCCCCCGGGAGGGCATTGTCGCCACCACACTGGCAGGCTGGGACATCCCCAGGTAGGGCTGTGGTGCCACCACACGGTCAGGTTGCAGTGTCCCCCGGGAGGGCTGCAGTGGCATCACACGGGAGAGCTGTGATATCCCCCGGGAGGACTGTGGCACCACCACATGGGAGAGCTTAGATGTCCCCTGCAAGGGCTGCAATGCCATCCCCTGACAGGGCTGAGGCACTGACACCCGGGTGGGCTCCGGCACTGTGACATGGGTGGCCTCCGGTACTATCACACGGGTGGCCTCCGGCAATGTCATGCGGGTGAGCTGAGGCACTGTCACACGGGTGAACTGCGATGTCCTCTGGGAGCGCTGCTTCGATGTCGTCACCTGGGAGGGCTCTTGCGACGTCACTTGTGAGCGCTGTGACATACCCCGGAAGGGCTGCGACGCTTCCACGTGGGAGGGCTGCGACGTCCCCTGCGAGGGCTGCGATGCCACCATCCGAGAGGGCGGCGACGTCCCCCTGGAGAGGTGCAACACCACCATCTTAGAGGGCTGCGATGTCCCCGGTGCTGGAGTGCGGACACCGctgaaaaagaggggatgggttAAAATAGTATTCCAGAAAGAGACAAGTCTGACAGAGCAGGAGATGTCAATAGATAATCCCAGAAACGTTCACAAAAACAAACACTATAGGCAGtttgagcaaggctggagcatttACAGCTCTGAAATGGTAGAGGGACTCGTAGTTTAGCTGCTAATACTCTGGCACCGACCAGTATTTTCACACCTCTAGGGCACATACTACTGCTCTTCTACTGCACTCCTTGGTGCAGAGGGGAActgctttttacattttaaaacagtcaTTTACACTCGACATCTTTTGATTGTGATTAGtccatgtggctatgtctacactaccagattatttagaaataagttatttcgaaatatctcctgtttgtgaagaagaataactcaactattttgaaataatgggggtattttgaaataagcttatttcataacaggcttggtagtgtggatgctcgccttgttattttgaaataacgccccaGAGTAGACATGAAAAGAACACTGATTTTAttgttcagttttttaaaagagaaatggtTCCCTCAACTATTCAGTCACCTTTCTCTTTTGCCATCTCCTGGATCACTCCTCACTCTTGCAGGAGCTGTTTATAAAACTTAGCAATTATCTTCAGTTCACCCTCTTTGATAACACTTTGTGAACTAGTTCAAGACATTTGGAACCTACTACATTGAAAGCAGCTACATGTAAGAGAGACCGAAGAAGAGTCAGACATTTCTTCCAAGGTCAATGGAACTGGAAATTGTGTTACTTTTTCAGCACCTCATTCACACCTCCTTCTACCCATAACCAACAGCCTCTTTTAAAGACTCTCTCAAGATCTGCTCTCTTTTGTTCCTCAATCTTAGCCTCTACCAATTAAACATGTTAGAGGGAGCTGCCTCGTGCTGTGTAGCTGTGATATCAAAAAGGCTCACTGCAACAATCAAAATGAGATTTTGGAGAAGTAGATTCTTTACCCAAAGAAGGGATAACTCACATCACTACTTTCACAGCAAAATATTATTACTTAAGCTAGCTTtcccacaataattccaagaGTCAAATCCAGCCAACTGAGCGGATGGCTAAGAAGAGAAACCAGTCAATCCTTTTTCTTACGCTGCTTGACCATGGGTCAGGTTTAGAAATCTACATAAAACAGTTTCCAACCATGAGCGACTGACTACGGTTCTGTTCTACAGGATGTTGCCAGTGCTAAGGGTAGTGAGGAAAAGTGGGTGAACAGCTAGGAGAAGACAGCAGTCAAGGTGTGATTTAAAACTGGTTAGGATGAAGGATTACATTAGTCTGCAGCAGAGACCCATGTTAACATTCACAGTGAGCATGGATAAGATCTCCCACAGGGCAGAAAGAAAAGTAGTTAGAAATAAAGTTATTCGAGTAGGCCACAAAAGTAGCTGCATTACTGTTATCATACGACAATCCACAACAGCCAGTGGTTGAATACAGGCCAATACTCCACAGAAAGATTTTGCAAAGGGTGATCAGATGACAGTGTAAAAATAGTAGCCACCATGCTGTTTTCTTAAGAGAAAATGCAAACCATCTCCAGGAGATCTGAGTCAACATGCACGTGAAGACATGCTTGTTTAAGCTAAATCTGGAGGAGACAGAGCTACTGCTGTTGGGAAGAGGGAAACAAAGAACTTTCAGCCACCTAAAAACTAGGACCTAGGCTGTCTACTCTAGCTTCAGGATCCTCAGTCTTGTTATGCCTTAATAGCCGAagttggaaaaaatatttcaaccaCAGCTTGTCCCTAACAATACTTTCATAGAAGCTAAGTAAAGTATATTGAGCATATTCCATATAGCCACTTCATGTACATTGACCTCTCAggcacattttttcaaaataccaaTACAATTAAAGATgctttaaagcagggatgggcattAATTTTTGATGTGGAGGCCATTCCAAGTggccaagggccacacttctcCGTGgcggggatgtggggtctggaacaGAGACTGGATTcaaagggagctcagggtagggttCTGGTGTGCAGGACAGAGTATGGGGTGTGCGggaagaggattggggtgcaggagaggattctggtctggagaAGAggtctaggagggggtgcagagtttgggagggagttgtgaccaagGAACGGGAGAGGGAGGGGTATAGAGGTAGTGACTTGGAACAGGAGGGATTGTGACCTAAGGCaaggagttggggtgccagagtaGGCTTTGGCCAGGACGCACTTACCTAGGTGGTTCCAGGCCAGCTGCCTAATTGAACCCTGTGCCAAGTTCCCTGCCTAGCACAACCCCAGAGCTCAGcgtggctgctccatgtgcctttCTGTGGTGCacagcgcggggggaggggaaggagaatctACATGCATCGCCCAggtccccagcacaatctctcagctcccattggctggtttcagcAAATGTGAGCTGTGAGATCATGCTTAGGACAAgggcagccaatgggaaccagCCATCAGGTGCTGAAtgattgtcctgggggcagggcagcaggcaaagattctccctcccctctgcgcAGAAATGCAGATGGATCAGCTGCTCTGAGCCCTTtgtgctgctccctgcctgagaATCCCAGCAGATGGCCCTGGGCCAGATTGAAAGGATtgctgggccatattttgcctgcccgTGGGCTAAGGAGATGCTCTTCTTAATAAAATACCAATAAATTGCCTGCTCCAGCTATTACTAGGGTTgataggtgtccggttttgaaccagacagtccagtatttgagctgtttgggaaacaaattgagaagatatagatgagaaaatataaaatgtctggtattttctacatgagatgtaatgtagattgtgatgtaatgtcaagtgtgtcagatatttttgttgaaaccatgtgGCAACCCCTAGCTATTACACAGCAGAGCCCCACTTGTCATGTCAAATTGGGACCAGGACCAAACCAGATGATCAAAAATTCAGATATTGAGGGGAGTAGGGAAGTGTGAGGCCGCAGCGCCATCTAGTGGCCATGGGAGGattgcctgctgctggccctgcatgcgCTGGTTATTAGGTCAACATGGAAAGCTGCATAATGGAAGGTTGGAAAAATGGGGATCTACTGCACCACATCATCTGTAAGGACACCACATAATAGGGCACCTCATATTATACACTCctggcagtgacacacacacacacacacacagatcctcaACTTCCTTAGCCGTAGGACAGAATCAGGAACTGCTCAGACCCAACCAATGTACagaagcagaacaattccccAAGCAGATGATACATTCTGGCTCCTTTGCTGGGTCCCAAAGAGAACAAAGTCCTGAGTCTTCTCCCTATCACTATCTCATCCTCTCAACAGTGAgactctggcagggcaggaagctatgggaaaagggaaaccaaagaCACAAATTCCACTGTCCCTAGTGGTAAGGAAAAAAAGCCTAGGTAGGAAAATAATAGTTCCAATTTTAGTGTTTCCCACAACTTGCATTTGGCCAGCACCAGATAGGTCAGGCAGCATCAGCACCAAACCTATcacaggctcttaccttctccacagAAATGTGTCTCTTTTTTCAGAATTGGATTTGAAGGGAAGTCCAATAAGATTCCTCTTTGTGTTCATGTTCGAGGCCTGAGAGCGCTCTAGGTAAGAGTAGACCTCGAGATGACTCCCGGTTGCAAAGCTACGGGAGTCTGAAATTGCCCCAGCCCCGCATCCTGTCCAACCTGGCCGTTGTCATGGACTTTCTATGAGTTCACCACCTCTCAACATCCTTTAACCAATCAGCGGAGACGCCGAAAAaggccttgtgatgtcactgccataccctgtcctgcccctggccagcccctctgcatATTTGAGCCTCTCCCCCCTGCATTACCCCTACTCACTCAATGTTAGTTCTAGGAATCAAGCAGCTGCACATGGaatcatcagaggctgctcagtgccACGTGTACTTTGCAGATTGTAAGGCCAGAAAAGACCAATCACCTAACCCAAAGGTGGACATGAATTTTCaccgtgggtggggggggggtcacttcagGAATTTTGATATGTGGTCACAGGCTGGTTTTGGGCCTCCTGGAAGGTGCAGGGCCTCAGAGcttcacagagagagagagagagagagagagagggtatgtctacactacaaagttagttcgaactaacggatgttagttcgaactaactttcataggcgctacactagcgctccattagttcgaatttaattcgaactaacggagcgcttagttcgaactaggtaatcctcattccacgaagattaagcctagttcgaacttactagatcgaattaagggctgtgtagaccctttattccaactagtgggaggctagccttccccaggtttccctggtggccactctggccaacaccagggaaactcatctgcccccctcccggccccggaccccttaaagggacacgggctggctacggtgcccgtgccaggtgcaagcctgccagcacccagccagcagaccctgcacctggcacggatcgagccacccacccgatgccccccagccctgcccctcttcccgggaccaggatggcggctccagggagcttgcccaagaccgcaagaggcgggcacccgcctgggctagtgcagacatcgtgcaccttgtccacgatctccgcactaggcacagaaaagtggccgtctagggcaggagagctgccagcctggccacacaggagcaggtgtgcatgaaaatcaagggggtccagtgattccactgaccctgagccctgagcttacaatggccgtcctgggtcagaccaaaggtccatctagcccagtagcctgtctgccgacagcggccaaccctagggaccctggaggggatggaccgaatacagtgaccaagccatttgtctcatgccatccctctccagccttctacaaaccttgggcagggacaccactcctaccccctggctaataccactccatggacccaacctccatgacttgatctcacttccctttaaactctgttccagttctagccttcacagcctcctgcagcaaggagttccacaggttgactctttgctttgtgaagaacaactttctgttattagtttgaagcctgctatccattcctttcctttggtgtcctctagtccttctttatgggaactaatgaagaacttttctgtatgcaccctctccacccaactcctgcttttagagacctctatcctgtcccccctctgtctcctcttttctaagctgaaaagtcgcagtctctttagcctctcttcatatgggacctgttcccaacacctgatcattttagttgccctcccctctcccagcctctctcttcccctctcccacctccttttcccagtctcccccagttttgttcaataaagacagattcaatttttgaacacaattgtcctttattttgtacatcaagaagagggtctagggaagggtaagtggaaggaggtgagggaggaatggggtacaagcccccgatggggaggattgggctggctctgcgggcttctgggggtggaagctctcctgcagcccctcaattgccctctctccccagatggcagcctgcagcaagtgcagccgggctgatggccgagtggtgtgatgtgcccagtgtgggtagtccgggcaatccaagccaggactgctttgcaagcggggcacccctgagaactgtctgtccggggtgggggtcgggaccctttaagcacagccctcggctagcctgagacaccaGCTTCACGCtggtcctcctctgatgccctgccggcactgcttccggccatccttaagccaggttcagggtccactcaatgtggacatgctagttcgaattagcaaaacgctaattcgaactagttttttagtctggatccgttagtttgaattaacgtcgtagtgtagacatacccagagagagttagggatgttaaatgtagattaactatggaatagtcgatgggatttccattgattaTTCAGGTAGCTGATAAGGACTTCCATGTTCCGCCTTTgatatgtacaagagcccctgctggggctgtgtggagcctggagccaACAGGGaatcccactggccccaggcttcctgctgcacttcctctttgaaatgcacgagGGCAGCATTTCTTAAcctgtgtttcttaaactgtgttctgcagcacactggtgtgccacaagTTAGTTGAAAGTGTGCCGCGGAGTACAGCTCAAAAGGGccacccttaaaagggcaatgcctgaaCAGATTTCAAAAGTGTCAGCCTTAAAA of Pelodiscus sinensis isolate JC-2024 chromosome 3, ASM4963464v1, whole genome shotgun sequence contains these proteins:
- the SFT2D1 gene encoding vesicle transport protein SFT2A isoform X1, whose protein sequence is MVVLHLSRGTSPPSRMVASQPSQGTSQPSHVEASQPFRGMSQRSQVTSQEPSQVTTSKQRSQRTSQFTRVTVPQLTRMTLPEATRVIVPEATHVTVPEPTRVSVPQPCQGMALQPLQGTSKLSHVVVPQSSRGISQLSRVMPLQPSRGTLQPDRVVAPQPYLGMSQPASVVATMPSRGKSQPSRVSASLAPPPAPPAPTPTAPAHRRLQQRCSPVRGGISSPDNDQFLRPRVKLAAELTGGAEGSRGTAMPLPPIRPPAAAAPDPTTIHEQPKKQVVPTKSAPPPRERKVNWAPQVGTGPLPNSRLCTSKQLQPQPQPPQQPRKSSPTCNRGRSIRNPGKAARPEPEAAVPKTKYKIKLSADATWLLLRRHRKEWGWMNHFINSGLLQGSQSVAGMDLTTYIKILLLNNQNRYDNEEYEEDPAPGVVDQELVCRCMEWLRGAEKAKQEDRLGTLPHLYDH